One Benincasa hispida cultivar B227 chromosome 5, ASM972705v1, whole genome shotgun sequence genomic window carries:
- the LOC120078007 gene encoding uncharacterized protein LOC120078007 — protein sequence MSPYVSMFGKACHLSLELEYKAMWTVMKLNFDLKAAGEERKLQLLELDEWRLHAYKNAKIYKEHTKRWHDKCLCKKNLKAGKRVLFNSRLCLFPGKLKSRWSGPFIIKEVFLHGAVELTNQDGTNAFKVNGQRVKMYHGGDFQCEKNSVDLGKPE from the coding sequence atgtcaCCTTATGTGTCGATGTTTGGAAAGGCTTGTCATCTGTCGTTGGAACTGGAGTACAAGGCGATGTGGACAGTTATGAAACTTAACTTTGATCTTAAGGCTGCAGGGGAAGAGAGAAAACTTCAGCTACTAGAGCTGGACGAATGGAGACTACATGCGTATAagaatgccaaaatttacaaagaacatACCAAGCGGTGGCATGATAAGTGTTTGTGTAAGAAAAATCTCAAGGCTGGTAAGAGAGTACTGTTCAATTCTAGGTTGTGTCTCTTTCCGGGAAAATTGAAATCGCGTTGGTCTGGGCCTTTCATAATTAAGGAAGTATTCCTGCATGGAGCGGTAGAATTGACAAACCAAGATGGGACCAACGCATTTAAGGTAAATGGACAAAGAGTAAAGATGTATCATGGAGGAGATTTCCAATGCGAGAAAAACTCTGTTGACTTGGGGAAGCCAGAATAA